The following coding sequences are from one uncultured Tateyamaria sp. window:
- the yghX gene encoding YghX family hydrolase, whose product MNDQAPARRLTAADFDQDLLDLYDYYAHGKISKREFLDRAGKWAVGGLTAAAILSTLSPNYALARQVAEDDPDIEGEEIVYSSPNGTGDITAYLVRPSEIDPDRPPAAVLVVHENRGLNPYIRDVVRRLGKAGFIAMGPDGLSSLGGYPGTDDEGRTMQRTLDQGELLNDFFAGFEYLQVFEGTNGKVGATGFCYGGGVVSRLAAAYPEMAAGVPFYGSFPDTEQVPGIEAPLMVQLAALDQRINAMWPPFQKAMEANDKVYEAHIYPGVNHGFHNDTTPRYDEAAAMLAEERMIAWFRTYLA is encoded by the coding sequence ATGAACGACCAGGCACCAGCCCGTCGATTGACCGCAGCAGACTTTGATCAGGATCTTCTCGATCTTTACGACTACTACGCTCATGGCAAAATCTCAAAAAGAGAGTTCCTTGACCGCGCTGGCAAGTGGGCGGTCGGCGGACTCACCGCTGCGGCGATCCTCAGCACGCTCTCACCGAACTATGCGCTGGCCCGACAAGTTGCCGAGGACGATCCAGACATCGAAGGCGAAGAAATAGTCTATTCAAGCCCAAACGGCACCGGCGACATCACGGCCTATCTCGTCCGTCCATCCGAGATTGATCCCGACAGGCCGCCTGCAGCGGTCCTCGTAGTTCATGAAAACCGAGGTCTCAATCCGTATATTCGCGACGTGGTGCGTCGTCTCGGCAAGGCCGGTTTCATTGCAATGGGACCTGACGGCCTGTCCTCGCTCGGGGGGTACCCGGGCACCGATGACGAAGGCCGCACAATGCAACGCACCCTCGATCAGGGCGAACTGCTAAATGACTTCTTTGCCGGCTTTGAATACCTTCAGGTGTTCGAAGGGACGAATGGCAAGGTTGGCGCAACGGGGTTCTGCTATGGCGGCGGAGTCGTCAGCAGATTGGCCGCTGCCTATCCTGAGATGGCTGCAGGCGTTCCGTTCTACGGATCATTCCCGGATACAGAGCAGGTTCCGGGCATTGAAGCGCCGCTTATGGTCCAGCTTGCGGCGCTCGATCAGCGCATCAACGCCATGTGGCCGCCGTTTCAGAAGGCCATGGAGGCAAACGACAAGGTCTATGAAGCGCACATCTACCCAGGCGTGAACCATGGTTTCCACAATGACACGACGCCGCGCTATGACGAGGCAGCGGCGATGCTTGCAGAGGAGCGAATGATAGCCTGGTTCCGCACCTATCTCGCTTGA
- a CDS encoding adenylate/guanylate cyclase domain-containing protein, whose product MVSELDEWLQSHDLADYSEVFAKQDVRFNDLPHLTEGDLKELGMPIGARRRLLVAIAKLDAEPPQAKATGPHVQHSGAPEVRHLTFLFADISGSTQLSEDLDIEAYRDLLHGYQTACAKAVEGHHGHLAQFQGDGVVAYFGYPAATEDDAERAVFAGLQICRTVASMVVSAGTPIKVRVGIATGDVVVDTREGHRVHALGEAANLAARIQSEAAPGTVAVSDETRSLLGANFDCELAGKYELKGFSDPANIWIVRGAHEARLRFQSRQHGKITPIVNRQDELLLLKRRWDVAQTEGLQVVMLCGEAGIGKSRLVEELSNGMSRDTRWRLSFQCLPNHSASAFHPVIAFIVHAARILRTDDTARRIEKLTGLLSGWTDQPDTVLPVFARLLSVPPSLDQIDNPPEEMKGQLRDALVGIVRHLARTRPLLIQFEDLHWIDPSSEELFDMIIEGLEDAPVLAICTYRPDYKPRWIGLAGTTSLTISRLETRYSRQMVRNMIAHADVPPELETQIIHKTDGVPLFLEEMTRMVDQRLAAAHAGVIQEDALSLPATLKDLLRAQIDKVSAPQDFVSLCAVIGRSIMPEMLEKVTSETKDTVQRMLGKLIEAQILVRRRNGDGTRYFFRHALIQDAVYDLMLPSKARALHERVAETLARHFPEIATRMPEQLAHHYTLSGLPAKARDAWHKAAQRAASQVATEETIQHLQFALAENDKIEDELERNTQEIELRRFLNLALNTHAFGSLDVRENRDRLHELLRKTSASAHDIFLGLTVQYGTQLMLGDTESALNLNHEMRQIAEATDDTVMAAISAHSEGMTRFMSASFDDAMRCFAEALELRKSIKPDAGFAFYSADIRAVDTAMAVWAQVCRGDEHPSLQEALLEVIDEPHDFSQCYALSILAAANQMVGDVETVIRLSEAALEISEKRKFQYWSAWSGILHGWAVACAGDPSVGAEKIVRAIDDYVATGSTQMTLYARTLLADAWYVAGDIETGLSIIASVRADPLAKTIRYQTKITEIVEAKLRTAAETS is encoded by the coding sequence ATGGTCAGCGAGCTCGACGAATGGCTGCAGTCTCATGACCTCGCGGATTACTCTGAAGTGTTCGCGAAACAGGACGTTCGCTTCAATGACCTCCCACACCTGACCGAGGGGGATCTGAAAGAACTTGGCATGCCGATTGGAGCGCGCCGTCGCCTGTTGGTGGCGATAGCAAAATTGGATGCAGAACCGCCGCAAGCCAAGGCGACAGGTCCACATGTACAGCACTCGGGGGCGCCCGAAGTTCGGCACCTGACATTCCTTTTCGCCGACATCTCTGGTTCCACACAGCTTTCGGAAGACTTGGATATTGAAGCATACCGCGATCTATTGCATGGCTATCAGACCGCTTGCGCGAAAGCGGTTGAGGGGCACCACGGTCATTTGGCGCAGTTCCAGGGCGACGGTGTCGTTGCATATTTTGGTTATCCTGCCGCGACAGAGGATGATGCGGAACGAGCGGTTTTTGCGGGTCTCCAGATCTGCCGAACCGTGGCCAGTATGGTCGTATCAGCTGGCACGCCAATTAAAGTACGGGTTGGAATCGCCACAGGGGATGTTGTGGTCGATACGCGCGAAGGGCATCGGGTGCATGCGCTTGGTGAGGCTGCCAACCTAGCCGCGCGCATCCAGTCGGAGGCCGCTCCTGGCACTGTCGCCGTAAGTGATGAAACCAGGTCGTTGTTAGGCGCGAACTTCGATTGCGAGTTAGCTGGCAAATATGAGCTCAAGGGTTTCTCGGATCCGGCCAACATCTGGATCGTCCGCGGTGCCCACGAAGCGCGGCTGCGTTTCCAGTCAAGGCAGCACGGAAAGATTACGCCAATTGTGAACCGGCAGGATGAATTGCTGTTGCTGAAGCGCCGTTGGGACGTGGCCCAAACGGAGGGCTTACAAGTCGTCATGCTGTGTGGAGAGGCCGGTATAGGCAAGTCCCGGCTCGTCGAGGAACTGAGCAACGGTATGTCACGTGACACCCGGTGGCGGCTTAGTTTCCAATGCCTGCCCAATCACAGTGCAAGCGCCTTCCACCCCGTCATCGCGTTCATAGTTCATGCGGCACGGATTTTGCGAACCGACGATACTGCGCGACGGATTGAAAAACTGACAGGTTTGTTGAGCGGGTGGACCGATCAGCCCGATACCGTACTGCCGGTTTTTGCGCGCCTGCTATCGGTCCCGCCGTCTTTGGATCAGATTGATAACCCACCTGAAGAAATGAAGGGTCAATTGCGAGATGCGCTGGTCGGTATCGTTCGACATTTGGCGCGAACAAGACCGCTGCTCATACAGTTCGAAGACCTGCATTGGATTGATCCATCCTCTGAAGAGCTTTTTGATATGATCATCGAAGGCTTGGAAGACGCTCCCGTCTTGGCGATCTGCACCTATCGTCCTGATTACAAGCCGCGCTGGATCGGGCTTGCCGGCACAACATCATTGACGATTTCCCGGCTCGAAACCCGCTATTCCCGTCAGATGGTACGCAACATGATTGCGCACGCAGACGTTCCCCCCGAACTTGAAACGCAGATCATTCACAAAACGGACGGTGTGCCGCTCTTTCTCGAAGAGATGACGCGCATGGTAGACCAGAGACTGGCAGCGGCTCATGCGGGTGTTATACAGGAAGATGCCCTGTCTTTGCCCGCCACCCTCAAGGATCTGCTTCGTGCGCAAATTGACAAAGTGTCAGCACCGCAAGATTTTGTTTCTCTTTGTGCGGTGATCGGCCGCTCCATCATGCCTGAAATGCTCGAGAAGGTGACCAGCGAGACAAAGGACACCGTTCAGCGGATGCTTGGTAAATTGATCGAAGCGCAAATTCTGGTCCGACGACGCAATGGCGATGGGACAAGATATTTTTTCCGTCACGCCCTGATCCAAGACGCCGTTTACGATCTGATGCTTCCAAGCAAAGCGCGCGCATTGCATGAGCGTGTTGCAGAGACCTTGGCCCGGCATTTTCCAGAGATCGCAACGCGCATGCCAGAGCAGCTTGCGCATCACTACACATTGTCCGGTCTGCCTGCTAAGGCGCGCGATGCTTGGCACAAGGCGGCCCAGCGTGCCGCCAGTCAGGTTGCGACAGAAGAGACAATTCAACATTTGCAATTCGCGTTGGCCGAAAACGACAAGATCGAAGATGAACTAGAACGAAACACCCAAGAAATAGAATTGCGGCGATTTTTGAACCTGGCTCTCAACACGCATGCTTTCGGATCATTGGACGTCCGTGAGAACCGGGATCGGCTTCATGAGTTGCTGCGCAAAACGAGTGCCAGTGCGCATGACATTTTCCTTGGGTTGACGGTTCAATACGGGACCCAGTTGATGCTGGGCGATACGGAAAGCGCGCTGAACCTCAATCATGAGATGCGCCAAATTGCTGAGGCGACGGACGATACAGTTATGGCTGCCATCTCGGCGCACAGCGAAGGGATGACGCGTTTCATGTCGGCCTCGTTCGATGACGCCATGCGATGCTTCGCTGAAGCGTTGGAGTTACGCAAGAGCATCAAACCTGACGCCGGATTTGCGTTCTATTCGGCTGACATACGTGCGGTGGATACCGCTATGGCAGTATGGGCACAGGTCTGCCGAGGAGATGAACATCCGTCGCTGCAAGAAGCGCTTTTGGAAGTCATCGACGAACCACACGACTTTTCACAGTGCTATGCACTCAGCATTCTTGCCGCTGCCAACCAGATGGTTGGCGACGTCGAGACGGTGATCCGATTGAGCGAGGCTGCGCTCGAGATCAGCGAAAAACGCAAATTCCAGTATTGGAGCGCCTGGAGCGGCATTCTGCACGGTTGGGCAGTGGCGTGCGCCGGAGATCCGTCCGTCGGGGCCGAGAAAATCGTGCGCGCGATTGATGATTACGTCGCAACAGGTTCGACGCAGATGACGCTCTATGCGCGAACGCTGCTTGCTGATGCGTGGTACGTCGCTGGAGACATTGAGACGGGCCTGTCCATCATCGCAAGCGTTCGGGCAGATCCGCTGGCCAAGACGATCAGGTATCAAACCAAGATCACTGAGATCGTCGAGGCGAAGCTTAGAACAGCCGCCGAAACGTCATAA